In Microvirga sp. 17 mud 1-3, the genomic window CATGCGAGGCTCCCGCGTCCAGGCGGTGGTGGGCGAGCTCCAGGGCGAGAAGATCGACATCATCCCGTGGTCGCAGGACCAGGCGACCTTCATCGTCAACGCCCTCCAGCCCGCCGAGGTGGTCAAGGTGGTGCTCGACGAGGAGGCCGACCGCATCGAGGTGGTGGTGCCCGACGACCAGCTGTCGCTGGCCATCGGCCGCCGCGGCCAGAACGTGCGCCTCGCCTCGCAGCTCACCGGCTGGGACATCGACATCCTGACCGAAGCCGAGGAATCGGAGCGCCGCCAGAAGGAATTCGCCGAGCGCACCGAGCTGTTCATGAACGCCCTCGACGTGGATGAGGTGGTCGGCCAGCTCCTGGCCTCGGAAGGCTTCCGGTCGGTCGACGAGATCGCCTATGTGGATCTCGGCGAGGTCGCGTCCATCGAGGGCTTCGACGAGGACACGGCCCGGGAGATCCAGGACCGTGCCCAGGAATACCTGGCTCGCATCGAGGCCGAGAACGAGGCCCGCCGCCAGGAACTCGGCGTCGCCGACGAACTGAAGGAGATCGAAGGCATCACCACGGCCATGCTCGTGGCTCTGGGCGAGAACGACATCAAGACGGTCGAGGACCTGGCGGGCTGCGCCACCGACGATCTCGTCGGCTGGACGGAAGGCCGCGGCCAGGAGGCCACCCGCTATGCGGGAGCGCTCGACGGCTTCGACCTGTCCCGCGCCGAGGCCGAGTCCATGGTCATGGCGGCCCGCGTGAAGGCCGGATGGATCGAGGCGCCGGCAGAGCCGGTGGAGACCGAGGGATCGGCCGACGAGGCCGAGACCGAGGCTCAGCCCTCCTGACACCGGCCATGGGCGAGAGAGGTCAGTCCCAGTGGCGCGGCATGAACCGGAGCGCACCTGCATCGTTACCCGCGCGGTCCACCCGCCGGCGGAGCTGATCCGCTTCGTCCTGGGGCCCGACGGCCAAGTCGTGCCCGATCTGCGGCATAAGCTGCCGGGGCGGGGCGTCTGGGTCCTGGCCCGGCAGGACATGGTCGAGGAGGCGGTGAAGCGCCGTCTCTTCGCCCGGGCCTTCAAGGCCGAGGTCAGGGCGCCCGAGAGCCTCGCGGAGGACATCCGGCAGGCCCTTCGGACGGACATGCGGCAGGGCCTCGCCCTCGCCAACAAGGCCGGAATGGTCGTTACGGGGTTTCACAAGGTTGAGGCTACCGTCGCCGAAAAGCCTCTCGCGGCCCTTATTCATGCCGCAGAAGCGGCCGAAGATGGGCGAAGAAAGATCGCGAACCAGTTGCGAAAACGCCTCGGCGACGCAATATCAAGCATTCCGGTCGTCCAAGATCTGTCAAATGACGAATTGGATTTGGCATTAGGCCGGTCACATGTGATACATGCTGCCCTCGTCGCGGGCGCTGGGAGCGACGGCTTTCTGAACCGCTGGCATCGTTACCGCGCTTATTGCGGCCTCGATGCCGATCAGGCTGGCCTCGATTTCGAGACCGGCGAACCCACGATTTTGAAACCCGCAGGATATTGAGCGGAATGACCGATACGAAAAATCCGGGCGACAAGACACTCCACGTGTCGTCCAAGACGCTTTCACTGAAGCGACCCGTCGAACAGGGCGTGGTGCGCCAGAGCTTCTCCCATGGCCGCTCCAAGGCGGTCGTGGTCGAGACCGTGAAGCGTCGCCCCGTCGGCCCCGGCGGAGCCCCTGAGCAGACCAAGGCCGCACCGCCTCCTGCTGCGCCTGCCCCGGCTCAGCCGAAGCCGGCCCAGCCGCAGCAGGGCCGTGGACAGCGCTCGGGAGCCTCCAGCTCCGGTGCGCAGCGGTCCGGTGTCGTGCTGCGCACTCTCTCGGAGCAGGAGCGTGACGCCCGCGCCATGGCGCTGGCCGATGCGCGCCGCCGCGAAGAGGACGATCGCAAGCGCCAGGAAGACGAAGCCCGTCGCCGCGTCGAGCGTGAAGCCGCCGAGGCCCGCGAGCGTGAAGCCGCCGAAGCGCGCAAGCGCGAGGAGGACGAGCGCCGCCGGCAGGAGGACGATCGCAAGCGTCGCGCCGAGGACGAAGCCCGTCGCCGTCTCGGCGAAGAGGCTGCCCCCGCGGCGCCGGCCCGCACGGCCGCCGCACCGGCCCCGGCCGGCCGAGGCCCCGGCCCGCGTCCCTCCGGCGACCGCGAGCGTCAGGGCGGCGAGCGCTCCGGCCCGCGTCCGGCCGGCAGCGGCCCGCGCACGGGATTCGGCGGTCCGCGCCCCGGCGGCAATGACGGCCGCCGTCCCCCGAGCCTCAACCACATGGCCCGTCCGGCGGCTCCGGTCGTTCCGGATCCGGCCACGGCCAAGCCCAATGCCCGCACGGCACCCCCGGTTGCAGCCCGCCCCGTCGAAGTGGAGGACGAGGACGGTCCGCGCACGGTCCGGCGTCCCGGCACTGCGGCGAAGCCCGCGGCCGTGCCGAAGGCCCCCAAGGCAGCTCCCGGCGAGGAGAGGCGGCGCGGCCGCCTGACCCTCACGGCCGCGACTTCGGGCGAGGACGAGCGCACCCGCTCGGTCGCCTCGTTCCGCCGCCGCAACCAGCGCCTCATGGGCCATCGCCAGACGGAGCAGAAGGAAAAGATCGCCCGCGAGGTGACGATCCCCGAGACGATCACCATTCAGGAGCTCGCCAACCGCATGTCGGAGCGCGCCGTGGACGTGATCAAGTTCCTCATGAAGCAGGGCCAGATGCACAAGATCACCGACGTGATCGATGCGGATACCGCCCAGCTCGTGGCGGAGGAGCTCGGCCACACGGTGAAGCGCGTCGCCGAATCGGACGTCGAGGAAGGCCTCTTCGATACGCCGGACGTGGACGAGAACCTGCAGCCGCGCCCGCCCGTCGTGACCATCATGGGCCACGTCGACCACGGCAAGACCTCGCTTCTCGACGCGATCCGCAAGACCAACGTGGTCTCCGGCGAGGCCGGCGGCATCACGCAGCATATCGGCGCCTATCAGGTGACCTCGCCGCTGGGCGGCAAGATCACCTTCATCGACACCCCCGGTCACGCGGCCTTCACGGCCATGCGCGCCCGTGGTGCCAAGGTGACGGATATCGTCGTGCTGGTCGTCGCTGCCGATGACGGCGTCATGCCGCAGACGATCGAGGCGATCTCCCACGCCCAGGCGGCCGGCGTGCCGCTGATCGTGGCGATCAACAAGATCGACAAGCCCGAGGCCAACCCGCAGCGGGTCCGCACAGAGTTGCTCCAGCACTCCATCGTCGTGGAGTCGATGGGCGGCGAGACCCTCGAATTCGAGGTCTCGGCCAAGACCGGTGACGGCCTCGACAGCCTGCTCGAGGGTCTGCAGCTCCAGGCCGAAATCCTCGACCTGAAGGCGAATGGCGACCGTTCGGCGGAAGGCACGGTCATCGAGGCGAAGCTCGATCGTGGCCGCGGCCCCGTCGCCACCGTCCTCGTCCAGCGCGGTACGCTGCACACGGGCGACATCGTGGTGGCCGGCGCCGAATGGGGTCGCGTGCGCGCCCTCATCAACGATCTCGGCAGCAACGTGAAGGAAGCCGGACCCTCGGTTCCGGTGGAGGTGCTGGGCTTCAACGGCACGCCGGAGGCGGGCGACCGCGTCGCGGTGGTCGAGTCCGAAGCCCGTGCCCGCGAGGTCACCGAGTACCGGACGCGCCAGAAGCGCGAACGTCAGGCCGCCCGCATGGGTTCGGCCGGACGGACGCTCGCCGACATGATGCGCGACCTGAAGGCCGGAGCCGGCCGGAAGGAGTTCCCGCTCGTGGTCCGTGCGGACGTGCAGGGCTCGGCGGAAGCCATCGTGGGTGCTCTCGACAAGCTCGGCACCGACGAGGTCGGGGCCCGCGTGGTCCAGGCCGGCGTCGGCGGCATCTCGGAATCGGACATCACCCTGGCCGAGGCCTCGGGCGCCATCGTGCTCGGCTTCAACGTGCGTGCGCACAAGGAAGCCCGCGAGGCGGCCGAACGGGCCGGGATCGAGATCCGCTACTACAACATCATCTACGACCTCGTGGATGACGTGAAGGCGGCGATGTCGGGCCTTCTCGCCCCGACGCTCCGGGAGGAGCGGCTCGGCGAGGCTCAGATCCTCGAGGTGTTCAACGTGTCCAAGGTCGGCAAGATCGCCGGCTGCCGCGTCCTCGACGGCGTGGTGCAGCGCGGCGCCCATGTCCGGCTCATCCGCGACAATGTGGTCATCCACGAGGGCAAGCTGTCCCAGCTCAAGCGCTTCAAGGACGATGCCCGCGAGGTCACGTCCGGTCAGGAATGCGGTATGTCCTTCGAGAACTACCAGGACATGCGCGTCGGCGACCTGATCGAGTGCTACCGTGTCGAAGAGGTGAAGCGGACGCTGTAAAAGCGCCCCTTCCCTTTCGTAAGCGCCTGAACTTTCAGTGTCATGGCCGGGCCAGCCCCGGCCATGAACTCTTTTGATCGAACCGGTTCGATCCCGGGGATTCTCCATGGCCAAACGTTTCGAAAACACCACCGGACCCACCCAGCGCCAGCAGCGCGTCGCCGAACTGGTGCGCCATGCGCTGGCGGAGGTTCTCTCCCGCGGCGACCTTCAGGACGACGTGCTGACGAAGAACGTCATCACGATTCCGGAGGTGCGCATGTCGCCCGACCTCAAGCTCGCCACCGCCTATGTCATGCCGCTCGGCGGCAAGGACGTGGACGCGGTGCTCAAGGCCCTCGACCGCAACAAAAAGGTGCTGCGCCAGGAGGTGGCCCGGCGCGTGAACCTGAAATTCGCGCCGGACCTGCGCTTCCTGCGCGACGAGACCTTCGAGGAGGCCGCCCGCATCGATGCGCTGCTGCGCTCCGAGAAGGTGGTCCGCGACACGGCGAAACCCGCATCCGACGACGATAACGACGAGCAGGATTGATGACCGAAGAACGACCGCAGCGGCGCCCGCAGGGAGAGCGCCCGAAGAAGCGCGACGTGAATGGATGGATCATCCTCGACAAGGGCGTCGGCATGACCTCGACCCATGCGGTCGCGGTGGTCAAGCGCAACCTTCTGGCCAAGAAGGCCGGCCACGCCGGCACCCTCGATCCGCTCGCCTCCGGCATCCTGCCCATCGCTCTGGGCGAGGCGACCAAGACCGTTCCGTTCGTCATGGACGGGCGCAAGTCCTATGTCTTCACGGTTGCCTGGGGCGCCGAGACCAATACGGACGATGCCGAGGGCGACATCGTCGGGCGCACCGAGCTTCTACCGGATCCGGCCGCCATCGAGGCCCTTCTGCCCCGTTTCACGGGCGCGATCGAACAGGTGCCGCCGCGCTTTTCGGCCATCAAGATCCAAGGCGAGCGCGCCTATGACCTCGCCCGTGAAGGCGAGGTGGTGGAGCTGCAGCCCCGCACGGTAGAGATCGACCGTCTCAGCCTGGTCCATCACGAGGGCAACCGCTCGGTGATCGAGGCCGATTGCGGCAAGGGGACCTATGTGCGGGCCATTGCCCGCGACCTCGGCCGGGCGCTTGGCTGCCTCGGCCATATCGCGGCGCTCCGGCGCACCCGGGTCGGCCCCTTCACGGAGGGCGACGCGGTCACGGTGGACGATCTCGCCACCGACCCGGCCGCCCTGCGGCCCGTGGAGGCGGCCTTGAGCGAAATCCCCGCCGTTCCGGTGAGCCGGGACATGGCAGGGCGCCTCATGCGCGGCCAGTCGATTATCCTTCGCGGCCGGGAAGCTCCGGTCTCCGGCAAGGTCTATGCCACTTGCAGTGGCGTCCTCGTGGCCGTGGGCGACGTGGAGCGCGGCGAGCTGGTGCCGCACCGGGTGTTCAACCTGGGAGCTTAAGGCTTCCTGCGGTCCCTCTCGCCTCTCCTTCGTAAGGACGGAGCCAACCACCGTCATTCCGGGGCCGCGCCAGCGGAGCCCGACCCGAAGGGCCACGCAAAGCAGGGAAACCCATAACCGCTGACAAGGCAGGATAAAGCGCAGCGGCTGCCACAGCTCTCCATTCTGAACTACCGGCGGTTATAGGTTCCGGGCTCGCACCTGAAGGTGCGCCCCGGAATGACGGTAGGACGCGATCAATCAGCGATCCGCCTTCAGCCCCTGCGCCTCCCGCATCAGGTATTTGCGCGTGATCGGCTCGACCTGGTTGCGGATCAACTCCGCGGTCTTCTGCTCCTCGCGCAGGGTTTCCTCAAGGGCCGGAACGAAGCGGTCGTAGCCGGTGGCCTGGGCCATGGCGATCAGGGACATGTAGGTGGCGATCTCGAAATTCTCGAAGGCGTGATTGGCGAAGGTGTTCTTCAATACCTCGTCGGCCATGGGCATGTGACCGGCGGCCGCCATATTGGCCATGAATTGCGTCGCGACGTCCTTCAGGAGGGAACGGTCCTCGCCGAAAGTGTGCAGCATCTCGTCCAGGCGGCGGATCTGCTGCTCCGTCTCCTGCACGTGACGCCGCAGGATCTCGGACATCTCCGGGTAGTTCTCGAAACGCTCCAGCTGCCGGTTCATGAGCTGGATGGCTTCCTTCTCCAACGCATGGGCATTCTGGAGGCCTGTCACGAAGATGCCTCGGGCCGTTTCGGACGAAACGAGGTCAGCCGTGGTGGTCGCCATGGGTTCAACTCCTGTCATTCTCGGGGCTCGATAGCCCAACCGGCCCGACCGGGGACTTGTTCCGCCCCTTCTCGGCAGCCTTCTGCTCGCCAGGCTCTTGTCACGCTTGGGAAATTCAGATTCGGAAAAAACGATTTATCTGGCGCCTGCGCGGTTTTCGTGTATGGTGCGCCCACTTCCCGCAGGCGTTGCCCGCGTGATGCGTCGTGAGATCAGACCGCGCTGGACGACATCCCGGCCCGGCCTTCTCCGACGAAACGGACCTCCGCGCTCCCCGGAGCCCCGCTCCCCGGACGGGAGGTCGCCTTCTAAAGCCAACCTGAAAGGACTGACGATGTCGATCACGGCTGAGCGCAAGACTGCGCTGATCAAGGAATTCGCTCATAAGAGCGGCGATACCGGCTCCCCGAGGTGCAGATCGCCATCCTGACCGAGCGGATCAACAACCTGACCGAGCACTTCAAGACCCACGCGAAGGACAACCATTCCCGCCGCGGCCTCCTGAAGCTCGTGTCCCAGCGCCGCTCCCTTCTCGACTACCTGAAGAAGAAGGAAGAGGCCCGCTACAAGACCGTCATCGAGAAGCTCGGCATCCGCCGGTAAGCCTCCTCGGCGAACAATTCCGTCCGGAGCCCGGCTCCGGACGGTCTCCTGGCGCAGACAGGCCCAGGGCCCTGCGCCTTCGATCAAGAGGCGGACGACGCGATGACCATGGCAGGATCGCAAGGGGCTTCGAAGCGGCACGACGACCGGCCGCGGAGCCCCTTGCCGTCTTGCTCATGGCATCGAGCCACCGCCATGACATGAAAGACCAATCCATGTTTGACGTTCAACGCGAAGAACTGATCTGGGCCGGGCGCAAGCTCGTGCTCGAAACCGGCAAGATGGCCCGCCAGGCCGACGGTGCCGTCGTGGCCACCTATGGCGAGACCACCGTGCTCGCCACCGTCGTGTCGGCCAAGGAGCCGAAGGCGGGCATCGACTTCTTCCCGCTCACGGTCAACTACCAGGAGCGCACCTACGCGGCGGGCCGCATCCCGGGCGGCTACTTCAAGCGCGAAGGCCGTCCGACCGAGAAGGAGACCCTCGTCTCCCGCCTCATCGACCGCCCGATCCGCCCCCTGTTCCTGGATGGCTACCGTAACGAGACCCAGGTCGTCGTGACCGTGCTCTCGCACGATCTCGAGAACGATCCGGACATCGTCGCCATGGTGGCGGCCTCCGCGGCCCTCACCCTCTCGGGCGTGCCCTTCATGGGCCCCGTGGGCGCCGCCCGCGTCGGCTATATCGGCGGCCAGTACAAGCTGAACCCGCCGCTCCAGGAGATGGAGCAGTCCTCCCTCGACCTCGTGGTCGCCGGCACCGCGGACGCGGTGCTCATGGTCGAATCCGAGGCCAAGGAGCTGGCCGAGGACGTGATGCTCGGCGCCGTGATGTTCGGCCACAAGCACTTCCAGCCGGTGATCGAGGCCATCATCCGCCTGGCCGAGAAGGCCGCCAAGGAACCGCGCGATTACCAGCCGGCCGACGTCTCCGACGTGGAGAAGGCCGTCCTCGACATCGCCGAGCAGGACCTGCGCGAGGCCTACAAGATCACCCGCAAGCAGGACCGCTACGCCGCCGTCGACGCCGTGAAGGCGAAGGTGATGGAGGCACTTTGCCCGGCCGAGGGTGAGGCCAAGTTCGACGCCGAGAAGGTCAAGGCGGTCTTCAAGGAGGTCCAGGCCAAGATCGTGCGCTGGAACGTCCTCGACACCGGCCACCGCATCGACGGCCGCGACCTCAAGACCGTCCGGCCGATCGTGGCCGAGGTGGGCGTTCTGCCCCGCACCCACGGCTCGGCAGTCTTCACCCGCGGCGAGACCCAGGCCCTCGTGGTGACGACGCTCGGCACCGGTGAGGACGAGCAGTACATCGACGAGCTGGAGGGCACCCGCAAGGAGACCTTCCTGCTGCACTACAACTTCCCGCCTTACTCGGTCGGCGAGACGGGCCGCATGGGTTCGCCCGGTCGCCGCGAGATCGGCCACGGCAAGCTCGCCTGGCGCGCCATCCACCCGATGCTGCCGCCGTCGCACGAATTCCCCTACACGATCCGCGTCGTCAGCGAGATCACCGAGTCGAACGGTTCCTCGTCGATGGCGTCCGTCTGCGGCGGCTCGCTGGCGCTCATGGATGCGGGCGTGCCCCTGCGCCGTCCGGTGGCGGGCATCGCCATGGGCCTCATCCTCGAGGGTGAGCGCTTTGCGGTGCTCTCCGACATCCTCGGCGACGAGGACCATCTCGGCGACATGGACTTCAAGGTGGCCGGCACGGACCAGGGCATCACGTCCCTCCAGATGGACATCAAGATCGCCGGCATCACCGAGGAGATCATGCGGGTCGCGCTCGACCAGGCCAAGGACGGCCGCACCCACATCCTCTCCGAGATGAACAAGGCGCTGACCGCTCCGCGCGCCGAGCTCGGCGAGCATGCCCCGCGCATCGAGACCATGCAGATCCCGGTCGACAAGATCCGCGAGGTCATCGGTTCGGGCGGCAAGGTCATCCGCGAGATCGTCGAGAAGACCGGCGCCAAGATCGACATCAACGACGACGGCCTCATCAAGATCGCGTCGGCCGACGGCAAGTCGATCAAGGCGGCCTATAACTGGATCCGTTCCATCGTGGCGGAGCCCGAGATCAACATGATCTACGAGGGCACCGTCGTGAAGGTGATGGAGTTCGGCGCCTTCGTGAACTTCTTCGGTTCGCGCGACGGCCTCGTGCACATCTCGGAGCTCGCCAAGAACCGGGTCGGCAAGGTCACCGACGTGGTCAAGGAAGGCGACAAGGTGAAGGTGAAGTTCCTCGGCACCGACGAGCGCGGCAAGGTCCGCCTCTCCATGAAGGTCGTCGACCAGGAGACGGGCGAGGACATCACCGAGAAGCTGAAGGCCGAAAAGGACGCCGAGCGCGCCGAGCGCGACGCCCAGAAGCAGCCGGCCGGCGAGTAATTGCATTAAGCTTCATTGGATTGAAAAGGGCGGCTCAAAGCCGCCCTTTTTGTTGTCCGGCCTTCCGAGCATTGCGGATCGCGCCGGCTTGGTCCGAAAGGCTGGACTATGTCGACAGCTGGGTCGCGGCCGATTTTAGCCGTTGCCTTCAGGTGATGCGCTGCGATGGTGTCGCCCTGCTGCAGCGACGGGTTGCACAATGGTGCGATCTCGCGGAGTTTGAGATCGTCCCCATCGCTCCTGGCGGACGATCCGCCGTGGCCCTATCCGAACGTCTTTGATCATGTCGCATCTCATCACAACCCAGTCCGCCCTCGATTCCCTCTACGGCGAGGTCGGCGAGGCCTCCCGGGTCAAGGAGACGGACCGGATCGTGCCGGTCTATCGCGCCCTCGTCGAGGCCGCGCCCTTCGCGGTGCTGGCGACCTGTGGGCCGGAGGGGCTCGACTGCTCGCCCCGCGGCGACGGGCCGGGCTTCGTGCGGGTGGTCGACGAGAAGACCCTGCTGCTGCCTGACCGGCGCGGCAACAACCGCATCGATTCCTTACGCAACATCGTCCACGACCCCCGAATCGCCCTGCTCTTCCTGATCCCGGGCGTGGGCGAGACCCTGCGAATCAATGGCCGCGCCACCATTTCGGCCGACCCGGCCCTGCTTGAGAGCTTTTCGGTCGACGGCAAGGCGCCCAGGACCGTGCTCTCCATCGCGGTCGAGGCAGTGTTCTTCCAATGCTCCCGCGCAGTGGTCCGCGCGGACCTGTGGAACCCGGACAAGCGCATTGCCCGCCAGACCCTGCCGAGCGCCGGCCAGATCCTCGCGGCCCTAAGCGAGGGCACGACAGGCGGCGAAACCTACGACAAGGCGCTGCCGGAACGGGTGAAGGCGACGCTTTATTGACGGTTCAACCTTGACCTTGCCCGGCAGGCCACCGAAAAAGCCTGTCTCCGTTTCGCTTTCTTCTGAAGGACCATCCATGACGATCCAACGCATCAATCCGGGCCCGCGCATGAGCGGCGCCGTCGTTCACGGCAACACGGTCTATCTGGCTGGCCAGGTGGCCGAGAAGACCGCCGGCCAGAGCGTCGCCGAGCAGACCAAGGAAATCCTTGCGAAGATCGATGACCTTCTGCAGCAGGCCGGCACCGACAAGTCGAAGCTCCTGATGGTGAATATCTGGATCACCGACATGGCGACCTTCCAGGAGATGAACGCCGTGTGGGATTCCTGGGTCTCGCAGGGCAACACCCCGGCCCGCGCGACCGTCGAGGCGAAGCTCGCCGCGCCCCAGTTCAAGGTCGAGATCGCGGTCATCGCCGCGAAGTAACGTCAACGTACGTCCCAACGGAAAGCGGGCCCCGAAGGGCCCGCTTTTTTCATGTCTGATTCCAAGCCGTTACGGGCAGGGATGCCGGACGCCGTCATACCCGAGATAGGTGCCGGAGGCCGGGTCGTAGGACTTGAAGCGCTGCATGCAGTAGGACACGCTGCTGTTCGGCGCGCTGTAGACGGGAGCGGCCTGCTGCTGGGCGAGCGCCCCGCCGATGATCGCGCCGGTCGCAAGACCGATCGCGCCTGCGGCCGCAGCCGATCCGTAATCGCGGCGGTAATAGGGACGGCCGTAATATCCGTGGCGCGGGCCGTAATAGCCCGGGCGCCCATAATAGCCCCGATGGCCGTAATGACGGCCGCGCCATTGGGCGTAGCTCGTCTGCAGATCGCCGTTCTGAAGGGCGGCGAGCGGCGCGGCGACCCGGCTCGACGCTGCCGGAGTCTCGGCTGCAGAAGCCGGAACGGCCGCGGTTCCAAGAGCCACTGTCGTGGCAAGAGCCAAGTAGAAATGACGCATGGCAAACTCCTTCCTGGCCTGACGAACGTCTTGGCGAAGCAGACGTTCCGAAATTTTCAGGATTAAACAGGCGCATCGCAGCTTCGTGAGCGTCTTGAAGCTGCTCCAACGGGTCGTTCGACTTCGCCGGCAGCCGGATATTGGCCGATGGCGTTTCCGAGTTCTGCCGGCCGCCCCGCCTCTTCGCTGGCCGGACGGAATCCCGAGAGCCCGACGCCGGGATCCACCCCCTCGTTCCGTGCCGCAAGGCTCTCGCCAGAGCGGGGCCGCATCCTTATCTTCAGGCGATGCATGCTCTCTTGTCCCCTGCCGGGCGCCTCTGGCTTCGCCTGCGCCTCAACGAAATCGGTCCCCTGCTCTCCCTGGCCGGGTGCGGGCTCTTCGCCTGGCTCTTCATCGTCCTGGCCGACGAGGTATTCGAGGGCGAGACCCATGCCATCGACAGCACCATCCTCCTGGCCCTGCGCAACCCGGACAACCTCGCCGACCCGATCGGCCCGCGCTGGCTCGAAGAAACCGCGCGGGACATCACCGGCCTCGGCGGTTACACCATCCTGACCCTCGTGACCGTCTCGGTGACGATCTGCCTGCTCATGGCGGGCAAGCGCGGGGCCGCCATCCTCCTTGCGGTGGCGGTGATCGGCGGGACCCTGCTCTCGACCGGGCTCAAGATCGGCTTCGAGCGGCCGCGGCCGGAGCTCGTGCCCCATGCGACCCAGGTCTATACGGCGAGCTTCCCCAGCGGCCACGCCATGCTCTCGGCCGTCACCTACCTGACCCTCGGCGCGCTCCTGGCCCGCGTGCAGCAGCGGCGGCGCATCAAGGCCTTCGTCATGGGCCTTGCAGTCGTCACGACCCTGCTCGTGGGCGTCAGCCGGATCTATCTCGGCGTGCACTGGCCCAGCGACGTGCTGGGCGGCTGGGCCGTGGGGGCCGCCTGGGCGTCCCTGTGCTGGTTCGTGGCGCTGCAATTGCAGCGGCGCGGCCAGGTCGAGAAACCCGGCGAGACCTCGTCCCCGCCATGAACGGCATTGCCCCCAAGCCTGATCGCAAGCCGCCGCGCCGGGTCACGCCCGCCTATCTCCAGCGCGCGGCCATGACCTATCTCGAGCGCTATGCCTCCTCGGCCGAGAACCTGCGCCGGGTGCTGCGGCGGAAGGTCGAGACGCGCTGCCGCCTGCGCGGCGAGGATCCGGCGGAGTTTTACGAGGCCGTCGACGACGTGGTGGCGAAATGCCTGCGCGCCGGGCTTTTGGACGATGCCCGCTATGCCCAGGCCCGGGTCGCCACCTTACGCCGGCGCGGCGGCTCGGCCCGTGCCATCCGGGCGAAGCTCTCCCTCAAGGGCGTCGACCGGGAGACCATCACGGCCGCCCTCGCGGGCCGGGACGATGAGGAGGATCCTCA contains:
- a CDS encoding BA14K family protein; the encoded protein is MRHFYLALATTVALGTAAVPASAAETPAASSRVAAPLAALQNGDLQTSYAQWRGRHYGHRGYYGRPGYYGPRHGYYGRPYYRRDYGSAAAAGAIGLATGAIIGGALAQQQAAPVYSAPNSSVSYCMQRFKSYDPASGTYLGYDGVRHPCP
- a CDS encoding DUF3303 domain-containing protein — encoded protein: MRIAPAWSERLDYVDSWVAADFSRCLQVMRCDGVALLQRRVAQWCDLAEFEIVPIAPGGRSAVALSERL
- a CDS encoding pyridoxamine 5'-phosphate oxidase family protein; the encoded protein is MSHLITTQSALDSLYGEVGEASRVKETDRIVPVYRALVEAAPFAVLATCGPEGLDCSPRGDGPGFVRVVDEKTLLLPDRRGNNRIDSLRNIVHDPRIALLFLIPGVGETLRINGRATISADPALLESFSVDGKAPRTVLSIAVEAVFFQCSRAVVRADLWNPDKRIARQTLPSAGQILAALSEGTTGGETYDKALPERVKATLY
- a CDS encoding phosphatase PAP2 family protein; translation: MHALLSPAGRLWLRLRLNEIGPLLSLAGCGLFAWLFIVLADEVFEGETHAIDSTILLALRNPDNLADPIGPRWLEETARDITGLGGYTILTLVTVSVTICLLMAGKRGAAILLAVAVIGGTLLSTGLKIGFERPRPELVPHATQVYTASFPSGHAMLSAVTYLTLGALLARVQQRRRIKAFVMGLAVVTTLLVGVSRIYLGVHWPSDVLGGWAVGAAWASLCWFVALQLQRRGQVEKPGETSSPP
- a CDS encoding RidA family protein, with protein sequence MTIQRINPGPRMSGAVVHGNTVYLAGQVAEKTAGQSVAEQTKEILAKIDDLLQQAGTDKSKLLMVNIWITDMATFQEMNAVWDSWVSQGNTPARATVEAKLAAPQFKVEIAVIAAK
- the pnp gene encoding polyribonucleotide nucleotidyltransferase; the protein is MFDVQREELIWAGRKLVLETGKMARQADGAVVATYGETTVLATVVSAKEPKAGIDFFPLTVNYQERTYAAGRIPGGYFKREGRPTEKETLVSRLIDRPIRPLFLDGYRNETQVVVTVLSHDLENDPDIVAMVAASAALTLSGVPFMGPVGAARVGYIGGQYKLNPPLQEMEQSSLDLVVAGTADAVLMVESEAKELAEDVMLGAVMFGHKHFQPVIEAIIRLAEKAAKEPRDYQPADVSDVEKAVLDIAEQDLREAYKITRKQDRYAAVDAVKAKVMEALCPAEGEAKFDAEKVKAVFKEVQAKIVRWNVLDTGHRIDGRDLKTVRPIVAEVGVLPRTHGSAVFTRGETQALVVTTLGTGEDEQYIDELEGTRKETFLLHYNFPPYSVGETGRMGSPGRREIGHGKLAWRAIHPMLPPSHEFPYTIRVVSEITESNGSSSMASVCGGSLALMDAGVPLRRPVAGIAMGLILEGERFAVLSDILGDEDHLGDMDFKVAGTDQGITSLQMDIKIAGITEEIMRVALDQAKDGRTHILSEMNKALTAPRAELGEHAPRIETMQIPVDKIREVIGSGGKVIREIVEKTGAKIDINDDGLIKIASADGKSIKAAYNWIRSIVAEPEINMIYEGTVVKVMEFGAFVNFFGSRDGLVHISELAKNRVGKVTDVVKEGDKVKVKFLGTDERGKVRLSMKVVDQETGEDITEKLKAEKDAERAERDAQKQPAGE
- a CDS encoding regulatory protein RecX; its protein translation is MNGIAPKPDRKPPRRVTPAYLQRAAMTYLERYASSAENLRRVLRRKVETRCRLRGEDPAEFYEAVDDVVAKCLRAGLLDDARYAQARVATLRRRGGSARAIRAKLSLKGVDRETITAALAGRDDEEDPQAQEEQAARALARRRRLGPFRPGERAPYRDKDLAALARAGFSFDIARRIVDGERDEEEG